A stretch of DNA from Clostridia bacterium:
CAAGCGTGGACTTGCCATGATCGATGTGGGCGATTATGCAGAAATTCCTGATTCTGTCGTTGCTCATGCTGACCTACACCTCTTGGTCCGAGGCGTCCTGGCGCGGCGGACCTCAGATGAGATTATAGCACACTACGGCGCCGCTGCCTTTTGTCGTGCATATGCGGCGGCGCGTTCCATCTCCACCGTCAGGGCAACGCCGAGCAGCTCAACGCGGAAAGCGCGTCCACCTGCGCTCACCTGCTCCGTGTCCACCCGGACCACGCCCCACGCGTTTGGCGAACCCGCAATGCCCGCAGATCCGATCCCGGCTATGACCGACCCGAACAGAACAATGGCCGCGAACAACAGGAAGAAGGCTGCAATGCATGCAGCCTCCGTCCTCGCTGCTGCTAGCCCCCTTCTGGGCGCGCTATATGACCTTGGCAAGCGCCCCTGCAATAAGCCGCGCCGTTCGGCAGGCCTCCTCCACCGTATTGCTGCTTCCCCCTATCTCGATGATGATGGCTCTCTCATGCACGTGCTGGTTGAACCTGGACTGGCTGTTGATGGACACTCCTCTCGACAGGCCGGGGTACATCTTGTCAAGCTGCGCATTGAGCTTGAGAGCGAAACTGTAGTTCTTCCTCCAGTTGGGGTGGGGAAGCCCTGGGCTATCATCAGTCACGACAATCATAACCCTGGCTGCCTTCTGCCCGTCCACCACTGCCGTTCTGAGGCTCTCCTTGCTCGCCGGGAGCGAATCGCGATGGATATCGATCATGGCATCGATTGACGGATACTCCTTCAGCAGCGACTTCATGGTGGCAAGTGCATTCGCGTAGCTCTGGGTCCAATCTGGATAATCGTGCACCTGGGACGAGTGAACAGTGGCAATCCCGTATACCTTGGAGAGCTCCGCCGCCATTGCCTCTCCCACCCTAATCACGCCCTCGGGCTTTCCCCAGCAATAGTCAGCGCCCCAGCTGGTCTTGTAAGCCTCTGAGCTGTGAGTGTGAAACACCGCCACCTTAGGCGCCGTTCCCCGCACCAAAAGCGTATCAGACACCTTCCTGGCCGCGAGCTGAGATGAGCCTGGCATGGCTTTCACGCTGGGCTTCCGAGCAGCCGCACTGGAGGCGCTAGTCGCAGACGCGGCGACAGGCGCAGGCGCCGAGGCGGCTAGCTCGCGTGCAGTTGCCGGCGTAGACTTAGGTGTGGATGCAGGCTTGGACGCAGGCTTGGACGCAGAAGCGTGGGCCGGCGCAGACGCGGGAGCAGGCGCGACAACTGCAGTGGATGCGAATGCGGGCGCCTTTGGACTGGCAGGCCCATCTCCCGACCCGACCGCGGCTGTCTGACCCGATGCCATCTCCTCACGATCATTCGCCCAAGGCTCCACTGTCTCTCGAGTCCGCTCTAACTCACCT
This window harbors:
- a CDS encoding stage II sporulation protein P is translated as MSLERGTRKRAVAGSRRARRRRAHGVRALGGLFLMYLVVMAVAAGLIFSGARSRRDAVSAMASQEGGARDSTADSSAGGTSLGETVSRALSRIAEIVRPRGRERGGLPDRSGQTRDEKRSYSLGARVIRAAMGAMGGIDPEDPRTIIRAELPVIVPPPTSSDRASALPDRAATERSQSAAPSEPLDHAVGPDVDLAGELERTRETVEPWANDREEMASGQTAAVGSGDGPASPKAPAFASTAVVAPAPASAPAHASASKPASKPASTPKSTPATARELAASAPAPVAASATSASSAAARKPSVKAMPGSSQLAARKVSDTLLVRGTAPKVAVFHTHSSEAYKTSWGADYCWGKPEGVIRVGEAMAAELSKVYGIATVHSSQVHDYPDWTQSYANALATMKSLLKEYPSIDAMIDIHRDSLPASKESLRTAVVDGQKAARVMIVVTDDSPGLPHPNWRKNYSFALKLNAQLDKMYPGLSRGVSINSQSRFNQHVHERAIIIEIGGSSNTVEEACRTARLIAGALAKVI